One Dunckerocampus dactyliophorus isolate RoL2022-P2 chromosome 18, RoL_Ddac_1.1, whole genome shotgun sequence genomic region harbors:
- the mpv17l gene encoding mpv17-like protein: MRRAVLREAAKRFPWLANVTLYGCLFAGGDLAHQLMAHKERLDWQHTRNVAVVAITFHGNFNYFWMRALERRFPGKSAGMLFRKLLLDQSFASPLATSVFYTGVSFLEGKEDIFEDWREKFFNTWKTGLMYWPFMQFLNFALMPLHMRTAFMGCCAFLWATFLCFSRQDGDGTATVALAFIMDPRKTLEDMREARLARKRKRMQREN; the protein is encoded by the exons ATGAGGAGGGCCGTGCTGCGGGAGGCCGCCAAGCGCTTCCCCTGGCTGGCCAATGTCACCCTTTACGGCTGCCTGTTTGCCGGCGGCGATTTGGCGCACCAGCTGATGGCGCACAAGGAGCGCTTGGACTGGCAGCACACGCGCAACGTGGCCGTGGTGGCCATCACTTTCCACGGGAACTTCAATTACTTCTGGATGAGGGCCCTGGAGCGACGCTTCCCCGGGAAGTCTGCCGGGATGCTGTTCCGCAAACTGCTGCTGGACCAAAGCTTTGCGTCTCCTCTGGCCACCAGTGTCTTCTACACCG GGGTCAGCTTCCTGGAGGGCAAAGAGGACATCTTTGAGGACTGGCGGGAGAAGTTCTTCAACACGTGGAAG actggaCTCATGTACTGGCCTTTCATGCAG TTCCTAAACTTTGCGCTGATGCCACTGCACATGCGGACGGCCTTCATGGGCTGCTGCGCCTTCCTTTGGGCCACCTTCCTTTGCTTCTCCCGCCAGGACGGCGATGGCACAGCCACCGTGGCCCTGGCCTTCATCATGGACCCCCGGAAGACTCTGGAGGACATGCGTGAGGCCCGACTGGCCCGGAAGAGGAAAAGGATGCAGAGAGAGA